A region of Saprospiraceae bacterium DNA encodes the following proteins:
- a CDS encoding acyltransferase family protein produces the protein MNQQLHPITSRIDSIDMLRGLAMVLMALDHVRDYFHVQAFTGDPLDVQTTTTALYFTRWITHFCAPVFVFLSGVSIYLQSQRKNNHELSSFIMKRGLWLVFR, from the coding sequence ATGAATCAACAACTTCACCCCATCACATCGCGAATAGACTCAATAGACATGCTAAGAGGCCTGGCTATGGTTCTCATGGCACTAGACCACGTACGTGATTATTTTCATGTGCAGGCCTTCACTGGAGATCCACTGGATGTTCAAACAACGACAACCGCTTTGTATTTCACGAGATGGATCACTCATTTTTGCGCTCCAGTATTCGTTTTTCTTTCCGGCGTATCAATTTATTTGCAAAGCCAGAGAAAAAACAATCATGAGTTATCTTCATTTATCATGAAAAGAGGGCTCTGGCTCGTTTTTCGCTGA
- a CDS encoding DUF1624 domain-containing protein, whose amino-acid sequence MFIIALAWTFNPFYNLIPLGVIWAIGISMVILGILIRWKLPVIALISISAIILLGHNALDFIETTPGFSPNFWWDLLHTGYFKPYEFAPHHFVLLIYPFVPWTGLMIAGYCAGRVFSSAVTQEQRFRILMYSGFAMILVFGILRFSNIYGDPIDWTSQSTYWKTFLNFINVDKYPPSLLYLCITLGPAMLLLIAMEKYSNAFTKQISIFGRTAFFYYILHLYLIHLLASIAFFARGHQLSEAIESAKNLPFLFLIPGEGFELWGVYVIWFLVLLILFPICKWYDVYKSRNKAKWWLRYL is encoded by the coding sequence ATCTTCATTATAGCACTTGCATGGACATTCAATCCATTTTACAATCTCATTCCCTTAGGCGTGATATGGGCCATCGGAATTAGTATGGTAATTCTTGGCATACTCATCAGATGGAAACTACCCGTGATCGCTTTGATCTCCATTAGTGCCATCATCCTGTTAGGACATAACGCTCTTGATTTTATAGAAACTACTCCGGGTTTTAGTCCAAACTTTTGGTGGGATCTCCTTCACACCGGTTATTTCAAACCATATGAATTTGCGCCTCATCATTTTGTCTTGCTGATTTATCCTTTTGTACCATGGACAGGTCTCATGATAGCCGGATACTGCGCAGGCAGGGTATTCAGTTCCGCAGTAACACAAGAACAAAGATTTAGGATATTAATGTATTCCGGATTTGCAATGATTTTAGTATTTGGAATCCTTCGCTTTAGCAATATCTATGGAGACCCCATTGACTGGACAAGTCAATCGACCTATTGGAAAACTTTTTTAAATTTTATCAACGTCGATAAATATCCACCCTCCTTACTGTATCTATGTATAACCCTGGGTCCTGCCATGTTGCTTCTCATTGCAATGGAGAAATATTCAAACGCATTTACAAAACAAATTTCCATTTTCGGAAGAACTGCTTTTTTCTATTATATCTTACATTTATATCTCATTCATTTACTGGCCTCCATAGCGTTTTTTGCCAGAGGCCATCAATTATCAGAGGCCATAGAATCTGCGAAAAATTTGCCTTTTCTTTTCCTCATTCCCGGAGAAGGTTTCGAATTGTGGGGTGTTTATGTTATATGGTTTTTGGTATTACTTATCCTGTTCCCTATATGCAAATGGTATGATGTTTACAAATCCAGAAATAAAGCTAAATGGTGGTTGCGATATTTGTAA
- a CDS encoding DMT family transporter, which translates to MNHHFYSHLALFVVALIYGANYSIAKLLLDPGFIGPNAFVFFRVLFAALIFLCITRCLFIYEKKDILLLFICGFSGIIGNQLLFFNGLKNTSPVHAALLMVCTPILVLLIKFLQGQSLSKKQWLGCLIGLTGAVYIVLARANVQHTKSGILGDLMVFANALLYGYYLVKVPALITKYGAFHVMTALFSISVLPVSALAYHELDHIQFTSFGNEEWFTFSFVLIATTFGAYALNAYALKHSDPSLVSVYIYLQPLIGTLIALITGKDKWNWAYLVSGLLIFTGLFLSNKKNLAFSKKFQQAN; encoded by the coding sequence TTGAATCATCATTTTTATAGTCACCTGGCATTATTTGTGGTTGCATTGATATATGGTGCCAACTATAGTATTGCAAAACTTTTATTGGATCCGGGATTTATAGGGCCCAATGCATTTGTGTTTTTTCGAGTCCTTTTTGCTGCCCTTATTTTCCTATGCATCACCCGTTGTCTCTTTATTTATGAAAAAAAAGATATTCTACTCTTGTTTATATGTGGTTTTTCTGGAATTATAGGAAACCAATTGTTGTTTTTCAACGGCCTTAAAAATACATCGCCCGTGCACGCGGCACTGCTGATGGTTTGTACACCTATATTGGTTTTACTGATCAAATTTTTACAAGGTCAAAGCCTTAGCAAAAAACAATGGCTGGGATGTTTGATTGGATTAACTGGAGCTGTTTACATCGTTTTAGCAAGAGCGAATGTGCAACATACAAAATCCGGTATCCTGGGTGATCTGATGGTTTTTGCCAACGCCTTACTATATGGATACTACCTGGTAAAAGTTCCTGCTCTCATTACCAAATATGGTGCCTTTCATGTTATGACCGCATTATTTTCGATTTCAGTACTTCCTGTTAGCGCCCTGGCTTATCATGAATTGGACCATATTCAATTTACATCATTCGGCAATGAAGAATGGTTTACATTTTCTTTTGTACTGATAGCGACTACTTTTGGAGCCTATGCTTTAAATGCTTACGCACTCAAACATTCAGATCCAAGTCTGGTGAGTGTCTATATCTATTTACAACCCCTTATTGGCACTCTGATTGCGCTTATTACTGGAAAAGACAAATGGAATTGGGCTTATTTGGTGTCTGGCTTGCTCATTTTTACCGGATTATTTCTCAGCAACAAAAAAAACTTAGCATTTTCAAAAAAATTTCAACAAGCTAATTAA
- a CDS encoding tetratricopeptide repeat protein — MLYVYCDSKKETTREAFLDNNVTFTSHLIIPEEDMPKRTKPDHLLSKLITEFEEQGQLINREYCEESYYIRLIQHYERQFQFDKALNLTDQAILLYKYKQDFYLLKAKLLMASQQASIALEVLDQAYAISPMNPEIQFLKARACALIQQFDDSLKIIMDLKCNIQKTDLPELLLVEAFIYETMKDFNKMFDTLRDALILNPNNHEALEQIWVSVEFSKKYEESIRLHQDIIDKNPYSYLAWYNLGHAYSCIGEYEAAVDALEYSFLINQQFEQGYLDCAELCLQINMYEKALQCYVDANDMFGPDAELVVYIAECLIKLNRHKEAKHKLQKAIYHDPYNEEIFFYLAECFSYESNYQKAIKYYLNAIDLDEQREEFQAGIGKAYENLGNFKKAESHYKKAATFGMEQSQYWTMLISFLLKRGEKVKAEKFLARADKYSFGADLLYCKSAFYFMEGSRENAIECLEEALSENPNLYAILYEILPELKEDKDVQSMIRYFNI; from the coding sequence TTGTTATACGTTTATTGCGATTCAAAAAAAGAGACCACTCGAGAAGCATTTTTGGATAATAATGTTACTTTTACATCGCATTTAATAATCCCTGAGGAAGATATGCCGAAAAGGACGAAGCCGGATCACCTTCTTTCAAAACTCATCACTGAATTTGAAGAACAAGGTCAACTCATTAATCGCGAGTACTGCGAAGAGTCTTATTACATAAGGCTTATACAACACTATGAAAGACAATTTCAATTTGACAAGGCTTTAAATTTAACTGATCAGGCTATACTTTTATACAAGTACAAGCAGGATTTTTACTTACTAAAGGCAAAATTACTGATGGCTTCTCAACAAGCATCAATTGCCCTTGAAGTCCTGGATCAAGCTTACGCCATCTCCCCGATGAATCCTGAAATTCAGTTCCTCAAAGCAAGAGCCTGTGCATTGATTCAACAATTCGATGACAGTCTTAAGATCATCATGGATTTAAAATGCAACATCCAAAAAACCGACCTTCCAGAATTACTATTGGTTGAAGCATTTATCTACGAAACCATGAAAGACTTTAATAAAATGTTCGATACGCTGAGAGATGCACTCATCCTCAATCCAAATAATCACGAAGCACTTGAGCAAATTTGGGTAAGCGTTGAATTTTCTAAAAAATATGAAGAAAGTATTCGTCTGCATCAGGACATCATAGATAAGAATCCATATTCTTATCTTGCCTGGTATAATTTAGGACATGCTTATTCTTGTATTGGCGAATACGAGGCTGCAGTTGATGCGCTTGAATATTCATTTTTAATCAACCAACAGTTTGAGCAGGGATATCTGGATTGTGCTGAATTATGCCTCCAGATCAATATGTACGAAAAAGCCCTTCAATGTTATGTGGATGCAAACGACATGTTTGGTCCGGACGCAGAGTTGGTGGTTTACATTGCCGAATGTCTGATCAAATTAAACAGGCATAAAGAGGCTAAACATAAATTGCAGAAAGCCATTTATCACGACCCATACAACGAAGAAATCTTTTTCTATCTGGCTGAATGTTTTTCTTATGAAAGCAACTACCAAAAAGCGATTAAGTATTATTTAAACGCCATAGATCTCGACGAACAGCGCGAAGAATTTCAAGCTGGAATTGGAAAAGCCTACGAAAATTTAGGCAATTTCAAAAAAGCAGAGTCTCATTACAAAAAAGCAGCTACGTTTGGCATGGAGCAAAGCCAATATTGGACCATGCTCATCTCGTTTTTATTAAAACGTGGCGAAAAAGTAAAAGCTGAAAAATTTCTGGCCAGAGCCGATAAATACAGTTTTGGAGCCGACCTTCTCTATTGCAAATCTGCATTTTATTTCATGGAAGGCAGCAGAGAAAATGCGATCGAATGTCTCGAAGAAGCTTTATCTGAAAACCCAAACCTTTACGCGATTCTTTATGAGATTTTACCCGAGCTAAAGGAGGATAAAGATGTTCAAAGTATGATCCGCTATTTTAATATTTGA
- a CDS encoding peptidylprolyl isomerase, translated as MRSPISRFAACVCLAVLLSNCSKQNVLFRIPQQVVKMPSGVQFENQNLEGDRFEWDFGDGKKSTEKNPKHFYLKSGIYNVQLKVYKGQKMNSSQQKIEILPPDGCVISIETPYGVMLAKLYDQTPLHRDNFFKHAEEGFYNDLLFHRVINGFMIQGGDPNSRGAAPGKMLGSGGPGYTIPAEFNPLYIHKKGALAAARTGDQVNPKKESSGSQFYIVQGAIQADQNLNMLEDRKGIKYSDAQRNIYKTLGGTPSLDMEYTVFGEIIEGLEIIDKIAAVKTERGDRPTADVKMVIKALH; from the coding sequence ATGAGAAGTCCTATAAGCCGTTTTGCAGCATGTGTATGTTTGGCTGTATTATTGAGTAACTGTTCAAAGCAAAATGTTTTGTTTCGGATACCCCAACAAGTAGTTAAAATGCCTTCCGGTGTTCAGTTTGAAAATCAAAATTTGGAAGGAGATCGATTTGAATGGGATTTTGGGGACGGTAAAAAATCAACTGAAAAAAACCCAAAACATTTTTATTTAAAATCGGGAATCTATAATGTTCAATTAAAAGTATACAAAGGGCAAAAAATGAATTCATCACAACAAAAAATAGAAATCCTTCCTCCGGATGGATGCGTTATCAGTATTGAGACACCATATGGTGTAATGCTTGCGAAATTATATGATCAAACGCCCTTGCATAGGGATAATTTTTTTAAGCATGCCGAAGAAGGATTTTATAATGATTTGTTGTTTCACCGCGTCATCAATGGATTTATGATTCAGGGCGGAGATCCAAACTCAAGAGGAGCAGCCCCTGGAAAAATGTTAGGCAGTGGTGGGCCTGGATATACAATTCCGGCTGAATTCAATCCCCTATACATTCATAAAAAAGGAGCATTAGCTGCAGCAAGAACCGGCGATCAGGTCAATCCTAAAAAGGAATCATCGGGTTCACAATTTTACATCGTACAAGGAGCCATACAGGCAGATCAAAATTTGAATATGCTTGAAGATCGCAAAGGAATCAAATACAGTGATGCGCAAAGAAATATTTACAAAACCTTAGGTGGAACGCCTTCCTTAGATATGGAATACACAGTTTTCGGAGAAATCATAGAAGGTTTGGAAATCATTGATAAAATTGCTGCGGTAAAAACAGAAAGAGGTGACAGACCTACTGCAGATGTGAAAATGGTAATAAAAGCATTGCATTAA
- a CDS encoding peptidylprolyl isomerase, protein MKNYVIILLLSLGTTIACNEGNKSSTKGTLAVIETPHGNIKIKLYDSTPKHKENFIKLVKSGFYDGLLFHRVIQGFMMQGGDPVSKDAPPGIMLGNGGPGYTIPAEIGAKHFKGALAAARLGDSANPKRESSGSQFYIVQGRPMSADELNMMSRGKNVQYTEEEKQKYSTIGGSPFLDGDYTVFGEVVDGLKVVDAICNQPSNENSRPLTDVKMKIRLL, encoded by the coding sequence ATGAAAAATTATGTAATCATACTTTTATTGAGCTTGGGAACGACCATAGCTTGTAATGAAGGTAATAAATCTTCTACCAAGGGTACATTGGCTGTAATAGAAACGCCCCATGGGAATATTAAAATTAAGCTTTACGACAGTACCCCAAAGCATAAAGAGAATTTTATCAAATTGGTGAAGAGTGGCTTTTATGATGGCCTATTGTTTCATAGGGTTATTCAGGGATTCATGATGCAAGGGGGAGATCCCGTATCTAAAGATGCACCTCCGGGAATCATGCTTGGAAACGGCGGACCTGGATATACGATACCGGCAGAAATAGGTGCAAAACATTTTAAAGGAGCTTTAGCGGCTGCCCGACTGGGTGATTCTGCCAACCCTAAAAGAGAATCCTCAGGTTCGCAATTTTATATTGTTCAAGGCAGGCCAATGAGTGCCGATGAACTGAATATGATGAGCCGCGGAAAGAATGTTCAATACACAGAAGAGGAAAAGCAAAAGTATTCAACGATTGGAGGTTCGCCATTCCTGGATGGAGATTATACAGTATTTGGTGAAGTTGTAGATGGTCTGAAAGTTGTGGACGCAATCTGCAACCAACCCAGTAATGAAAACAGTCGCCCGCTTACAGATGTAAAAATGAAAATCAGATTGCTCTAA
- a CDS encoding ABC transporter permease, with translation MLLSLKIAYRYLTGKKSSQAIHWITGISIFGIAVGSAALLLVLTVFNGFDELVSGMFSKHNPDIKIVARQSKYFKEDTLFIQKLEKQEFIESFSRTIEEVCMFQYGDAQEFGIIKGVDSNYVQVSKVSDGIVEGNFLIREANRPLANIGSVLRNKLGVSVRDFQQPVRIFLPDPKESQFQNDGYQDFLLQVQSVFSFHQESDYNTLITDLDYLRAQLNNSMHLSSIDIKLKSGTDGSMSVQQLEALAGPDYIIKDRYRQDEAFLKIMKLEKWLYYSLFSLTMLLVSFTIIGALWMIVLDKRFDISILKSLGMEDRAAQNIFILLGSLICVLGLLIGFTFAIGFYWLQKQYGLIGVPSEFVIDSYPMQMRWIDFVIVIATVMAIGLLASIMPSQKVASIKPVFHEE, from the coding sequence ATGCTCCTGAGTCTTAAAATTGCATATCGTTATTTAACTGGGAAGAAATCTTCTCAGGCCATTCATTGGATCACAGGTATTTCTATTTTCGGAATCGCTGTTGGCTCTGCAGCTTTATTGCTCGTTTTAACTGTGTTTAATGGGTTTGATGAATTGGTTTCAGGAATGTTCAGTAAGCACAATCCCGATATCAAAATTGTAGCCAGGCAATCTAAATATTTTAAGGAAGACACATTATTCATTCAAAAATTAGAAAAACAGGAATTTATTGAATCGTTTTCAAGAACGATTGAAGAAGTTTGTATGTTCCAATACGGCGACGCCCAAGAGTTTGGAATTATAAAGGGAGTAGATTCAAATTATGTTCAAGTGAGCAAAGTATCTGATGGCATCGTGGAGGGAAATTTTTTAATCCGCGAAGCAAATAGGCCTCTGGCTAATATCGGATCCGTATTGAGAAATAAACTTGGAGTTAGTGTTCGCGATTTTCAACAACCTGTCCGCATTTTTTTACCAGACCCCAAAGAGTCTCAATTTCAAAATGATGGATATCAAGATTTTTTATTACAAGTGCAATCTGTATTCAGCTTCCATCAGGAAAGTGATTACAATACTTTAATAACAGATCTCGACTATTTGAGAGCGCAATTAAATAATTCTATGCATTTAAGTTCGATTGATATCAAACTCAAATCAGGTACAGATGGAAGTATGAGCGTTCAGCAATTGGAAGCCTTGGCGGGCCCGGATTATATTATTAAAGACCGGTATCGTCAGGATGAAGCATTTTTAAAAATCATGAAACTTGAAAAATGGTTGTATTATTCTTTGTTTAGCCTGACCATGCTTTTGGTTTCTTTTACCATTATTGGTGCATTGTGGATGATCGTTCTAGACAAGAGATTTGATATTTCTATTTTAAAATCCTTGGGGATGGAAGATCGTGCAGCTCAAAATATATTTATTTTATTGGGATCTTTAATTTGTGTTTTGGGTTTGTTGATTGGTTTTACATTTGCAATTGGTTTTTATTGGCTGCAAAAGCAATATGGTTTGATAGGTGTTCCTTCTGAATTTGTGATTGATAGCTACCCCATGCAAATGAGATGGATTGATTTTGTTATCGTGATTGCAACGGTGATGGCCATTGGTTTGTTGGCTTCTATTATGCCCAGTCAAAAAGTGGCTTCGATTAAGCCAGTATTTCATGAAGAATAA
- a CDS encoding serine hydrolase, with protein MVNSMSLDEKIGQLFIVRSFSNENEIQKAEVINTIVNYGVGGVCLFKGTVPSLIQRLDTYQLVSKWPLMMSMDAEWGLGMRMTDIHKFPKQFCLGALTENSLIYHMAYEMGRQMKTLGIHMNFAPVADINNNLLNPVINERSFGSNRIRVSAKSFAYMQGLQDAGVMACLKHFPGHGDTEVDSHKDLPVLPFSKTRLDSIELFPFSVLSHLKPAAMMVGHLHIPQLDSLQNMSATLSPNITQNILRNEMSFDGLVITDALEMEGVTKHFSDGEIALRAFKAGNDMLLLSRNISEAITALKNAIVTGEISITTLDEKVKRILKAKIKSGLFLNRIPNRPADLLKTFNKNIEVINESIYRKAICLGKDPEKLVPIRKIPPKLLTIKLGNGPADGFINRLKDYASIVNYTLEDTAQWNDSLLNDIENAELIVIHVHGLNFNAQKGYGLNLWALQKLNPHIRSKKCIVVLFGCPYVSMYFPGNCSVVLAHEENEMSLDITAQMLFGTDAFIGVSPISVSTVLQEGKGIFRPSLMRLGYSIPEVQGMNSDSLQYIDTIAYELIAQKAAPGCQIVVARNNKVIYEKAFGYLDYDSTVLVKSTSLYDLASLTKVVCTAPILFQLEDNNAIKSSSKFSEFFDSFKNSNKEQLNFKDFMLHQGRMLSWIPYYKSTLPTNDSSFIYNPLYYDSLPSKIFNIPICKNLYLRNDYIDTILQTIIDSRVLDERKCNYSDLGFYFIPKLVHKLTGKTFERYYQKEIAEKLELRNSIFNPLSKGIDLHQIAPTEIDQYWRKQRIQGYVHDMGAAMMGGVAGHAGLFSNALDVVKTMQLYLNRGQYAGIELLKASDIGIKISRDREFLRRAQFFDMPSITADSIRPYVSAYSSRRSYGHQGFTGTCAWVDPDAQINYVFLSNRTFPNAEINKLHKERYRTRIQDIIYNAILPDQKLQIQSTEKRSQIIN; from the coding sequence ATGGTGAACAGTATGAGCCTGGATGAAAAGATTGGCCAACTTTTTATTGTGCGTTCGTTTTCCAATGAAAATGAAATTCAGAAGGCAGAAGTTATCAATACCATTGTAAACTATGGTGTTGGTGGTGTTTGTTTATTTAAGGGCACTGTTCCTTCCTTGATCCAGCGATTAGATACTTACCAGCTTGTTTCCAAGTGGCCATTAATGATGAGTATGGATGCCGAATGGGGCCTGGGTATGCGAATGACAGATATTCATAAATTTCCAAAACAATTTTGTCTGGGTGCTCTGACTGAGAATTCGTTAATTTATCATATGGCTTATGAAATGGGCCGCCAAATGAAGACTCTGGGCATACATATGAATTTTGCCCCAGTAGCTGACATTAACAACAATCTGCTGAATCCCGTAATTAACGAACGTTCGTTCGGATCAAACAGAATTAGGGTTAGTGCGAAATCATTTGCCTATATGCAAGGTCTGCAAGATGCCGGTGTCATGGCTTGTTTGAAACATTTTCCGGGTCATGGTGATACTGAAGTGGATTCACACAAAGATCTTCCGGTTTTGCCTTTTTCAAAAACAAGGTTAGATAGTATAGAATTATTTCCGTTTAGCGTATTGAGCCATTTGAAGCCTGCAGCGATGATGGTTGGGCACTTGCATATTCCCCAATTGGATAGCCTTCAAAACATGTCTGCTACCCTTTCACCGAACATAACACAAAACATTCTTCGGAATGAGATGTCCTTTGACGGTTTGGTGATCACGGATGCACTTGAAATGGAAGGTGTCACAAAACATTTCTCAGATGGTGAAATTGCCCTTAGGGCCTTTAAAGCAGGAAATGATATGTTGTTGTTAAGTCGCAATATTTCAGAAGCTATCACTGCTTTAAAAAATGCCATTGTTACCGGTGAAATAAGTATCACCACTCTGGATGAAAAAGTGAAACGCATCCTCAAAGCAAAAATAAAATCAGGTTTATTTTTAAATAGAATTCCGAATCGACCAGCGGATCTATTGAAAACATTCAATAAAAATATTGAAGTCATCAATGAATCTATATACCGGAAGGCTATTTGCCTTGGAAAAGATCCGGAAAAATTAGTTCCCATTCGCAAGATACCTCCTAAGCTGCTCACGATAAAATTGGGAAATGGGCCGGCAGATGGATTTATAAATAGATTGAAGGATTATGCTTCAATAGTCAATTATACTTTGGAAGACACTGCTCAGTGGAATGATAGCCTTTTAAATGACATCGAAAATGCAGAACTCATCGTGATTCATGTTCATGGTTTGAATTTTAATGCACAAAAGGGCTATGGATTGAATTTATGGGCTTTGCAAAAACTGAATCCACATATTCGCTCTAAAAAGTGCATTGTAGTATTATTTGGTTGCCCGTATGTCAGTATGTATTTTCCAGGCAACTGCAGTGTGGTTTTAGCGCATGAAGAAAACGAGATGAGTCTGGATATTACGGCACAGATGTTGTTTGGCACAGATGCCTTTATAGGTGTATCTCCCATCAGTGTATCTACTGTGTTGCAAGAAGGCAAAGGGATTTTTCGTCCTTCCCTGATGCGGCTTGGATATTCAATACCTGAAGTTCAGGGAATGAATAGCGATAGCCTTCAATATATTGATACGATTGCTTATGAACTCATTGCTCAAAAAGCAGCACCCGGTTGCCAAATTGTAGTGGCAAGGAATAATAAAGTCATTTACGAAAAAGCTTTTGGTTATTTGGATTACGATTCCACAGTTTTGGTGAAATCAACCAGCCTGTATGATCTGGCATCACTTACAAAAGTAGTTTGTACAGCGCCCATCCTTTTTCAGTTGGAGGATAACAATGCGATAAAATCTTCGAGTAAATTTTCTGAATTTTTTGATTCTTTTAAAAATAGCAATAAGGAGCAACTCAATTTTAAGGATTTTATGTTGCATCAGGGAAGAATGCTTTCCTGGATTCCTTATTATAAATCGACGCTGCCCACTAACGACAGTAGCTTCATCTATAATCCACTTTACTACGATAGTTTACCTTCGAAGATTTTCAATATTCCCATATGCAAAAATTTGTATCTGCGAAACGATTACATAGATACTATATTGCAAACCATTATTGATTCAAGAGTACTTGATGAACGAAAATGTAATTATTCGGATTTAGGATTTTACTTTATTCCAAAGTTAGTTCATAAGCTTACAGGTAAAACTTTTGAGCGTTACTACCAAAAAGAAATTGCTGAGAAACTCGAACTCCGCAATTCCATTTTTAACCCATTGTCAAAAGGAATTGACCTTCACCAAATAGCGCCTACAGAAATAGATCAATATTGGCGAAAACAACGCATACAAGGATATGTGCATGATATGGGAGCTGCTATGATGGGTGGAGTAGCAGGACATGCAGGATTATTTTCGAATGCATTGGATGTTGTTAAAACAATGCAACTGTATTTGAATCGGGGCCAATATGCAGGAATCGAATTGCTGAAAGCTTCTGATATTGGCATTAAAATTTCCAGAGATCGTGAATTTTTGCGAAGAGCTCAGTTTTTTGATATGCCATCTATCACTGCCGACTCCATTAGACCTTATGTGTCAGCTTATTCTTCCAGGAGGAGTTATGGCCATCAGGGATTTACAGGAACTTGCGCCTGGGTGGATCCGGATGCCCAGATCAATTACGTATTTTTATCCAACAGAACATTTCCCAATGCCGAAATAAACAAGTTGCACAAAGAACGATATAGAACCAGGATTCAGGATATCATCTATAATGCAATTTTGCCTGATCAGAAACTACAGATCCAATCAACTGAGAAGAGAAGTCAGATAATAAATTAA